One uncultured Alphaproteobacteria bacterium genomic region harbors:
- a CDS encoding ABC-type transport system involved in resistance to organic solvents, producing MTEAAPKIRLRDVHKRFGDKIVLDGVDLDVGKGESLVVIGGSGTGKSVLIKCIQGILRPESGSIRIDGEEVVGMGSKRLEAVNARIGMLFQGAALFDSLPVWENVAFGVLQTTKISRKDAFDLAVDTLAKVGLSADVAKLWPAELSGGMQKRVGLARAIATEPEIIFFDEPTTGLDPIMADVINDLIVTCVKRLGATAVTITHDMASARKIADRVAMLYKGRLVWVGPIGEIDNSGNPYVDQFIHGRAEGPITMDVRR from the coding sequence ATGACCGAAGCCGCCCCGAAAATCCGCCTGCGCGACGTCCACAAGCGCTTCGGCGACAAGATCGTCCTCGACGGCGTCGACCTCGACGTCGGCAAGGGCGAATCCCTCGTCGTGATCGGCGGCTCGGGCACCGGAAAATCGGTGCTGATCAAGTGCATCCAGGGCATCCTCCGCCCCGAGAGCGGCTCGATCCGGATCGACGGCGAGGAAGTCGTCGGCATGGGCTCGAAGCGCCTCGAAGCGGTCAACGCCAGGATCGGCATGCTGTTCCAGGGCGCGGCGCTGTTCGACAGCCTGCCGGTGTGGGAGAACGTCGCCTTCGGCGTGCTCCAGACCACCAAGATCTCCCGCAAGGACGCCTTCGACCTCGCCGTCGACACCCTCGCCAAGGTCGGCCTCTCCGCCGACGTCGCCAAACTCTGGCCCGCCGAACTCTCGGGCGGCATGCAGAAGCGCGTCGGCCTCGCCCGCGCCATCGCCACCGAGCCCGAGATCATCTTCTTCGACGAACCCACCACCGGCCTCGATCCGATCATGGCCGACGTCATCAACGACCTCATCGTCACCTGCGTCAAACGCCTGGGCGCCACCGCCGTCACCATCACCCACGACATGGCCTCCGCCCGCAAGATCGCCGACCGCGTCGCCATGCTCTACAAGGGCAGGCTCGTCTGGGTCGGACCGATCGGCGAGATCGACAATTCCGGAAACCCCTACGTCGACCAGTTCATCCACGGCCGCGCCGAAGGCCCGATCACCATGGACGTGCGCCGGTGA
- the dnaB gene encoding Replicative DNA helicase produces MSQIPELSEPFRVVGGGPAPRTPPYDTEAEQALLGAILNNNAAIDKIIDFLKPIHFADSTHRRIFELCIQLGERGDTADPITLKRLMDGSPELERVGGPGYLARLAASVVGIINVEQYGRLIHDLYVRRQLIALGEDVVNDAFDETLEESADDQIRKAEEGLYNLANDGQSARGFTSFAAALAESLTSVDAACKSEGLSGVTTGLVDLDKTLGGLHNSDLVILAGRPGMGKTALATAIAYNAAYSKFKDPDGPGAVTAFFSLEMSAEQLATRILSNEAQIPGHAMRTGKINQDDFNKLTAAVGLMEKVPLYIDDTPGLSVGAIRTRARRLKRQANLGMVVIDYLQLLSPSVSSRRESNRVQELSEMTRGLKILAKELQVPVLVLSQLSRAVESRDDKRPQLSDLRESGSIEQDADMVMFVFREHYYRKAKAPLKKDGETDADYAHRYEEWEDGLKAIEFKSECIIAKQRHGPTGTVVLHFNGEYTTFGNWTEDDHLPYGG; encoded by the coding sequence ATGAGCCAGATTCCAGAACTCTCCGAACCTTTCCGCGTCGTCGGCGGCGGCCCCGCGCCGCGTACGCCGCCCTACGATACCGAGGCCGAGCAGGCGCTCCTCGGAGCGATCCTCAACAACAACGCCGCGATCGACAAGATCATCGACTTCCTCAAGCCGATCCACTTCGCCGATTCCACCCACCGGCGGATCTTCGAGCTGTGCATCCAGCTGGGCGAGCGCGGCGACACCGCCGACCCGATCACCCTGAAGCGCCTGATGGACGGCAGCCCGGAGCTCGAACGCGTCGGCGGCCCGGGCTACCTCGCGCGGCTCGCCGCCTCGGTGGTCGGCATCATCAACGTCGAGCAGTACGGCCGCCTGATCCACGACCTCTACGTCCGCCGCCAGCTCATCGCGCTCGGCGAGGACGTGGTCAACGACGCCTTCGACGAAACCCTCGAAGAGAGCGCCGACGACCAGATCCGCAAGGCCGAGGAAGGGCTCTACAACCTCGCCAACGACGGCCAGTCGGCGCGCGGTTTCACCTCGTTCGCCGCCGCGCTCGCCGAATCCCTCACCTCGGTCGACGCCGCCTGCAAGTCCGAGGGGCTCTCGGGCGTCACCACCGGCCTCGTCGACCTCGACAAGACCCTCGGCGGCCTGCACAACTCCGACCTCGTGATCCTCGCCGGACGCCCGGGCATGGGCAAGACCGCGCTCGCCACCGCGATCGCCTACAACGCCGCGTACTCGAAGTTCAAGGACCCGGACGGCCCGGGCGCGGTGACCGCGTTCTTCTCGCTCGAAATGTCGGCCGAGCAGCTCGCCACCCGTATCCTCTCCAACGAGGCGCAGATCCCCGGCCACGCGATGCGCACCGGCAAGATCAACCAGGACGACTTCAACAAGCTCACCGCCGCGGTCGGGCTGATGGAGAAGGTGCCGCTCTACATCGACGACACCCCCGGCCTCTCGGTCGGCGCGATCCGCACCCGGGCGCGCCGCCTCAAGCGCCAGGCCAACCTCGGCATGGTGGTGATCGACTACCTGCAACTCCTCTCGCCCAGCGTCTCCAGCCGCCGCGAGAGCAACCGCGTGCAGGAACTCTCGGAGATGACCCGCGGCCTCAAGATCCTGGCGAAGGAGCTGCAGGTGCCGGTTCTGGTGCTCTCGCAGCTCTCCCGCGCGGTGGAAAGCCGCGACGACAAGCGCCCGCAGCTCTCCGATCTGCGCGAATCCGGCTCGATCGAGCAGGACGCCGACATGGTGATGTTCGTGTTCCGCGAGCACTACTACCGCAAGGCCAAGGCGCCGCTCAAAAAGGACGGCGAGACCGACGCCGACTACGCCCACCGCTACGAGGAGTGGGAGGACGGCCTCAAGGCGATCGAGTTCAAGTCCGAGTGCATCATCGCCAAGCAGCGCCACGGACCCACCGGCACGGTTGTGCTGCACTTCAATGGCGAATATACCACTTTCGGCAATTGGACCGAAGACGACCACCTGCCCTACGGAGGATGA
- the alr gene encoding Alanine racemase codes for MSLAPSPAALARAGAVLTVDLGALVANWRYLKLQAGGAETAAVVKADAYGLGAAQVAKALVRAGCRSFFVAHLDEGIALRKAVPEARIFVLHGPNPDTEADFAAAALTPVLNCMEQVAGWAAFARERGRPAPAALQVDTGMTRLGLSRAEFDALRADGETMKALAPQLLMSHFACADAPRHPLNARQIARFAEFARDLPGVAASLSASSGIFLGEAAHFGLVRPGIALYGGNPRPGHDNPMGRVVTLSAKVVEIQPIDRPQTIGYGATWAAPGPGRLATVALGYADGFLRAIGNHPDEHPVFAAVHDTWKARLVGRISMDLTTFDISEVPEDRIRPGDTIDVIGKYASIDTLADAGQTISYELLTRLGPRLPRLYRNGDAS; via the coding sequence GTGTCGCTCGCCCCTTCCCCGGCCGCGCTCGCGCGCGCCGGTGCGGTGCTCACCGTCGATCTCGGCGCGCTCGTCGCCAACTGGCGCTATCTCAAGCTCCAGGCCGGCGGGGCGGAAACCGCCGCGGTGGTCAAGGCCGACGCCTACGGCCTCGGCGCGGCGCAGGTGGCGAAGGCGCTCGTCCGCGCGGGCTGCCGCAGCTTCTTCGTCGCCCACCTCGACGAGGGCATCGCCCTGCGCAAGGCGGTGCCGGAGGCGCGGATCTTCGTCCTCCACGGCCCCAATCCCGACACCGAGGCGGATTTCGCCGCCGCCGCCCTGACCCCGGTGCTGAACTGCATGGAGCAGGTGGCGGGCTGGGCGGCGTTCGCCCGCGAACGCGGCCGCCCCGCCCCGGCGGCGCTCCAGGTCGACACCGGGATGACCCGCCTCGGCCTCTCGCGCGCCGAATTCGACGCCCTGCGCGCCGACGGCGAGACCATGAAGGCCCTCGCCCCGCAGCTCCTGATGAGCCACTTCGCCTGCGCCGACGCGCCGCGCCACCCGCTCAACGCCCGCCAGATCGCGCGCTTCGCCGAGTTCGCGCGGGATCTCCCCGGCGTCGCCGCCAGCCTTTCGGCGTCCTCGGGGATCTTCCTCGGCGAAGCCGCGCACTTCGGCCTCGTCCGCCCCGGCATCGCGCTCTACGGCGGCAACCCGCGCCCCGGCCACGACAACCCGATGGGCCGCGTCGTCACCCTCTCGGCCAAGGTCGTCGAGATCCAGCCGATCGACCGGCCGCAGACGATCGGCTACGGCGCGACCTGGGCCGCGCCCGGGCCCGGCCGCCTCGCCACCGTCGCGCTCGGCTACGCCGACGGCTTCCTCCGCGCGATCGGCAACCATCCCGACGAGCATCCGGTGTTCGCCGCCGTGCACGACACCTGGAAAGCGCGCCTCGTCGGCCGCATATCCATGGACCTCACCACCTTCGACATCTCCGAGGTGCCGGAGGACCGCATCCGACCCGGTGACACCATCGACGTTATCGGTAAATATGCGAGCATCGACACGCTGGCCGACGCCGGGCAGACGATCTCCTACGAGCTCCTCACCCGCCTCGGTCCGCGCCTGCCCCGGCTCTACAGGAACGGCGACGCCTCATGA
- a CDS encoding putative ABC transporter permease protein RF_0080 (Evidence 3 : Function proposed based on presence of conserved amino acid motif, structural feature or limited homology), whose product MTFLALIGRVFLAFLATVGRLARFTLASVSHMVRPPFYPRQILRQFLDIGYFSLPVVALTAIFSGMVLALQTHSGFSRFQAEGAVAMVVVLSLTRELGPVLAGLMVAGRIGASMAAEIGTMRVTEQVDALATLSTNPYKYLVAPRLLAGLLMMPLLVVIADILGVFGGYLIGVGKLGFNSGSYLANTWDVLEFTDVASGLVKAAVFGFLIALLGCYNGYHSKGGAQGVGQATTNAVVSASIMILIANYVVTEIFFAT is encoded by the coding sequence ATGACCTTCCTCGCACTGATCGGACGGGTGTTTCTCGCCTTCCTCGCCACCGTCGGCCGCCTGGCGCGATTCACCCTGGCGTCGGTCTCGCACATGGTGCGGCCGCCGTTCTACCCGCGCCAGATCCTCCGCCAGTTCCTCGACATCGGCTACTTCTCGCTGCCGGTGGTGGCGCTCACCGCGATCTTCTCCGGCATGGTGCTGGCGCTTCAGACCCACTCGGGCTTCTCGCGCTTCCAGGCCGAGGGCGCGGTGGCGATGGTGGTGGTGCTCTCGCTCACCCGCGAGCTCGGCCCGGTGCTCGCCGGGCTGATGGTCGCCGGGCGCATCGGCGCCTCGATGGCCGCCGAAATCGGCACCATGCGCGTCACCGAGCAGGTCGACGCGCTCGCCACCCTCTCCACCAATCCCTACAAGTATCTGGTCGCGCCGCGCCTGCTCGCCGGGCTGCTGATGATGCCGCTGCTGGTGGTGATCGCCGACATCCTCGGCGTGTTCGGCGGCTATCTCATCGGCGTCGGCAAGCTCGGCTTCAATTCCGGCAGCTACCTCGCCAACACCTGGGACGTGCTGGAGTTCACCGACGTCGCCTCCGGCCTCGTCAAGGCCGCGGTGTTCGGCTTCCTGATCGCGCTGCTCGGGTGCTACAACGGCTACCATTCCAAGGGCGGCGCGCAGGGCGTCGGCCAGGCCACCACCAACGCGGTGGTCTCCGCCTCGATCATGATCCTGATCGCCAACTACGTCGTCACCGAAATCTTCTTCGCCACCTAG